The Microcella flavibacter DNA segment CGCGAAGTTGTCGACCACGACGATCGCGCTCGGGTCGACGTTCTCGGCCACCCAGTCGACCGCGAGCAGCTGATTGCTCGTCTCGTCGGCGATCGCCGCCTTCGGCGGCACCGCGAGGGAGAACCCGACGATGAGCGCCGTCGAGAGCAGGACGCCCAGCGACGCGCGCACCATGCGCCACGGCACCACCGTGAGCATCCATCCGACGGCAACGCCCACGGCGATCGCGAAGAAGGGCACGAGGGGGGCGACGTACAGGTCGAGCACGATCTTGCCGCGCGTGAGGAAACCGACGTAGCCGACCATCATCAGGAGCATCGCGAGCGGGTAGAGCGAGCGCCGGCGCAGCACGACCGCGAGCGCGAGCAGTGCGACGGCGCCGGCGGCGCCGAGGATCGGCGTGACCGGATCCTTGATGAGCCAGGCCTGCAGGGCCTGGAAGAAGCTGCTGTCCTGCTGCCACGGCAGTCCGAAGTCTCCGCGACCCGCCTGGACGAGCATGGTGTCGATCAGACTGACCCGCAGCGGCTCGCCGTCGGCACCGAGCGGAGCCGGGAGGAGCTCTTCGTTCAGCAACGCGTAGACGACGAACATGAGCACGACGCCGCCGGCGAAGGCGAGCCACATGGCGAGGGCGTGCTTGCGCTGATGGGGCGCGGCGCGCGCCCAGAGCAGCACGAGGAAGCCGATGCCGAAGAACGCGGCGTTGAGCTTCGTCAGCACCGCGATGCCGAAGAACAGCCCGCTCGTGATCACGGCCGTGAGGGTGAGCTGCCGCCGAAGCAGCAGCGCGATCGCGACGAGCAGCCACAGCGCCATGAGGTTGTCGAGCAGCACGCGGCGCTGGAAGTACAACCCCAGGGGGGACGCCGCGAAGATCACCACGGCGATGATGCCGGCGGCAACGCTGCCGTTGCCCATGCGCTTGGCGACGTAGTACACGAGCGCAGTCGCGATGACGTGCACGACGAGCATGAGCACCCGGCCGGACTGCAGGAGCGAGCCGAAGATCGCATCGCCGCCGGTGAGGCCCAGCCAGGCGCCGATCGTCATCCATCCGACCGGTGCGTGGTCGTAGCGGTAGGTGTACACGTCGAGCTGGCCGCTCGTGATGAACGCCCAGCCACGGGAGAGGTAGGTGCCCTCATCGTTCTCGTAGTACGGGTAGCCGAACATGTTGGTCGCGTGCAGCGAGGCGCTGAAGGCGATGAGCCCGAGCACGAGCAGGATCTCGAGCCCGCGCCGGTCGAGGACGCGTCGGCGGCGGGGCGATGGCGCGGGGAGCGGTGCGGGTGACGCGGCGTGCCGGGCTGCGGGCCGGTCCAGGGTCGCCGTCATCAGGCGGCCTGGGGGATGGGATCGAGCGGGGATGCCGACACCGGCTGGGCGTCCTGGGTGCCCAGCCGGTGCCGTCCGGCGTGCGCGGTCTTCTCCCATCCGCGGCTCCCCCGGATCTCCCGGAGCAGCGCGCGAACCGCGCTCACCATCAAGAGGCCCTGGTAGGGCAGGAACGTGATCACCAGGGCCAGGTAGTGGTACCACTTCACGGGCACGCGCTGATCGCGGCCGAACTCGTAGAGCCCGACCAGACTGATCAGCAGCATGACGACCGCGAGCAGTAGAGGGATGAACGACAGCATGCTCACCACGACGGGGAGTTTGGTCGTCGCGCCGATGAGGATCATGATCGGCGCGGAGGCGATGACGATCGCCATGTAGGACGGGGCAGTGAGCACGTAACCGATCAGGACGCGGTGCAGGAGCGTGGGCAGCTGCAGCCACTCCTTCTTGCGGAGGATCTGGAGGAATCCCTGGTTCCAGCGAGTGCGCTGCTTGATGAACGCCTTCGTGTCGTGGGGAACCTCCTCGCGCGTGACGTGCTCGGCGTCGTACATCACGTCGAAGGTCTTGCCGGCGATGCTGAGTCGGATCCCGAGGTCGGCGTCCTCCGTGAGACCCTCCTCGTCCCAGCCGCCGACCGCGGCCAGGTCGGCTGCCTTGAAGAACACGGTGTTGCCGCCGAGGGGCACGGCCCCGGCCTTCGCGAAGTAGTGCATGCGCGACTTGAACCAGAAGAAGTACTCGAGCACGTTGTGCGCGGCGAACCAGTGGCTGCCGAAGTCCATGAGCTGCACGCCGCACTGCAGCACGTCGACGTCGCGACGCAGGTAGATGGTGTTGACGATGGAGAAGATGTCGCGGCTGACGTCGTCCTCCGAGTCGAAGATCGTGATGAGCTCGTGCTTCGCCGCCGCGAGCCCGAGGTTCATGGCCCGCGACTTGCCCGGAGGGTTCTCGAACACCAGGATCGTCGCGTTGTCGATGCCGTGCTCGCGCTTGGCGCGCTCCGCCGCTTCGATGGTCTCGACGTCGTCGGAGGTGCAGATGACCATGAGCTCGACGAGCTCGCTCGGGTAGTCCGCCTCGCCGAGGCGGCGCAGGGTCTCGCCGATGACCTCGTGCTCGTGGCGCGCCGGCAGCAGCACGGTGAAGCCGTGGAAGGGCGGCTCGAAGGTCTCCGGCCGCCCGCCCCGGCGGAGCCGGTCGGGGTGCTCCCAGATGTAGAGCGTCTGGCGGATGCTGACGATGCTCTGCGCGAGCAGGATGAGGGCGCTGACCGTGACCAGCACCGCGAGGATGCTAGGCAGCACGAGCGGCTCTCCGCACCCAGATGTACGTGCTCGAGACGTAGTAGTTCACGACGAACGCGGCACCGATGCCGAGCAGCTGGGCGAGGAGGTAGAACACTCCGAGGTTCGACAGCACGACGAAGCAGGTGAAGATCACGGTCTGGGTGAGCGCGGTCGTGAGCTCGTATTGGCCGAAGGCCTTCAGCAGGGAGCGCACGGGGATGCGCCGCCCGTGCGAGCGGCGGAACTTCTTGAAGGTGAAGCGCGTGTGGAAGGTGAAGTTCCACACGATGCTCGCCTGGATGGCGATCGCCGAGAGGAGCACGACGACGCTGTCATCGGGGAAGAAGCGACGCAGGAACCAGAGCATGCCGAGGTTCACCACGGTGCCCAGCAGGCCCACTGTGATGAACCGAGCGAGCTGCTTGAACGGCGAGTCGTCGTTGAGCCGGTACGCGATGCGGAAGAACTCGACGATGTCGCTGAGGCTCGCCTTCGAGTCGCCCGAGGCGCGGGTGTGGAAGCTGATGGGCACCTCGGTGACCTTCCACGACCCGGTCACGAAGGCGTTGGCGAGGAAGATCATGAAGCCGTAGCCCTTGGCCTGCACGCCTTCGTAGGGGATCCTCTCGAGCACCTCACGGCGAACCGCGCGGAAGTTGGTGGTGAGCTCCTTGAGGGCCGGGTCGACCCCGCCGAGCATCCGGGCGACGGCCCCGGCGACCCGCGTGCGGATGATGTACCCGAGAGGCCAGTTGCCGGGGATGAGCCCGCCGTCGACGTACCGCGAGCCGATGGCGATGTCGGCGCCGTCGTTGATCGCCTGCAGCAGCTTCGGCACGTCGGCCGGCGCGTGCGAGAAGTCGGCGTCCATCGTCATGATGACGTCGTAGCCGCGCTCGACGGCCTCGTCGAAGGCGCGCTTCATCGCGTTGCCGAGCCCGGACTTCTGCCCGTGGGAGACGATGACGCGGCCGGCGAAACGACCGGCGGCGAGGCGCTCGGCGAGCTCGCCGGTGCCGTCGGGGGAGGAGTC contains these protein-coding regions:
- a CDS encoding glycosyl hydrolase family 8, coding for MTATLDRPAARHAASPAPLPAPSPRRRRVLDRRGLEILLVLGLIAFSASLHATNMFGYPYYENDEGTYLSRGWAFITSGQLDVYTYRYDHAPVGWMTIGAWLGLTGGDAIFGSLLQSGRVLMLVVHVIATALVYYVAKRMGNGSVAAGIIAVVIFAASPLGLYFQRRVLLDNLMALWLLVAIALLLRRQLTLTAVITSGLFFGIAVLTKLNAAFFGIGFLVLLWARAAPHQRKHALAMWLAFAGGVVLMFVVYALLNEELLPAPLGADGEPLRVSLIDTMLVQAGRGDFGLPWQQDSSFFQALQAWLIKDPVTPILGAAGAVALLALAVVLRRRSLYPLAMLLMMVGYVGFLTRGKIVLDLYVAPLVPFFAIAVGVAVGWMLTVVPWRMVRASLGVLLSTALIVGFSLAVPPKAAIADETSNQLLAVDWVAENVDPSAIVVVDNFAYPALAQERGFENAQYFFTSEYDPELREVYADDWRNIDYLVVTHELIRQMFQGTIPVLREAFEHSVPVASFTEGTTSFNDLDALISTNGDWAQVYEVKDRNDVVLQDSWASFLDGFVRDYGRVTDGDGITTSMDQALAMDAALEQDDEQWFRGLWQWTNDHLRYRSTDGLISWRWQTGADGEGRLLESDTVCGADQRMIASLARAGDTWPAAGDLVLEARGMAADFWERCVVEQDGLALVDSSADGSIDDNLLNPSYFDPVLYRELAVSMPQYDWQRLIDDGYVFLDRLVEERGTIPDWVVLTADGELETAEPLIGDGADALGSDTLRMVPSLLLDAEAGDASATALLQAVAPQIVAYDEQAGSFASGSTVAMLAQLGVIDADPQALYEARVFARYDADDGSWRAPTSLTDHVTGWNWHRFQTLIPASAALELE
- a CDS encoding glycosyltransferase is translated as MLPSILAVLVTVSALILLAQSIVSIRQTLYIWEHPDRLRRGGRPETFEPPFHGFTVLLPARHEHEVIGETLRRLGEADYPSELVELMVICTSDDVETIEAAERAKREHGIDNATILVFENPPGKSRAMNLGLAAAKHELITIFDSEDDVSRDIFSIVNTIYLRRDVDVLQCGVQLMDFGSHWFAAHNVLEYFFWFKSRMHYFAKAGAVPLGGNTVFFKAADLAAVGGWDEEGLTEDADLGIRLSIAGKTFDVMYDAEHVTREEVPHDTKAFIKQRTRWNQGFLQILRKKEWLQLPTLLHRVLIGYVLTAPSYMAIVIASAPIMILIGATTKLPVVVSMLSFIPLLLAVVMLLISLVGLYEFGRDQRVPVKWYHYLALVITFLPYQGLLMVSAVRALLREIRGSRGWEKTAHAGRHRLGTQDAQPVSASPLDPIPQAA
- a CDS encoding glycosyltransferase, with translation MTLSLSSPAAPGTRPEHPSAAPAPRGRAVMIVPTYNEIDNLEPLLEALFSLPIQAGTGWQFDVLVRDDSSPDGTGELAERLAAGRFAGRVIVSHGQKSGLGNAMKRAFDEAVERGYDVIMTMDADFSHAPADVPKLLQAINDGADIAIGSRYVDGGLIPGNWPLGYIIRTRVAGAVARMLGGVDPALKELTTNFRAVRREVLERIPYEGVQAKGYGFMIFLANAFVTGSWKVTEVPISFHTRASGDSKASLSDIVEFFRIAYRLNDDSPFKQLARFITVGLLGTVVNLGMLWFLRRFFPDDSVVVLLSAIAIQASIVWNFTFHTRFTFKKFRRSHGRRIPVRSLLKAFGQYELTTALTQTVIFTCFVVLSNLGVFYLLAQLLGIGAAFVVNYYVSSTYIWVRRAARAA